In one window of Dyella thiooxydans DNA:
- a CDS encoding glycosyltransferase family 4 protein, with protein sequence MRIVLDLQAYQSPGSRRRGIGRYSLALAKAMAADARGHEIILLLNAAMGDATELIRSQFDGLLPQARIRTWEAVGPVAQATPANAFRRGASERLRVEAIKALRPDVVHVSSLFEGFTNEVVGTVPGDSPWLNAVTLYDLIPLVHKSAYLPTAEAARWYAEKIEHLRRADLLLGISRYSCSEAGELLHIPAARLANISGAADEIFVRQGDTDSFRYRVMSRYGLWRPFVMYTGGFDSRKNIGALIRAFALLPPALRCAHQLVIVGDPPPRERAELDELVRGLELGADEVVFAGYVPDDDLVKLYNICALYVFPSLQEGFGLPALEAMCSGAVVIGSNTSSLPEVIGCEEALFDPYRHQAIAAKMIQALTDESMRARLLAHAERQCREFSWRETARRALDAFELAVERRRGENRTAAPSGAAEQKSMLTARAAFLPAPRVQPGAPLAAAMEVYADADCDGVAADGSLESFARAYAAGDFGRVVLELGDDVYCAKTLGFAAEGAVDIVVRDRTFGKPLHALAQSEEGRAIVLALLYASGGYPALKAAIDGEFAESIVGPLVNIDSLTTLGRSQVVAAPPGGDLGGASMAWRDAARHAIDALVQRERAVHGPASPGEGEWQRIASALAANAPASRSTPQWLVDISNLAVHDAGTGIQRVVRHVLDELMASPPAGFRVEPVRLGDDGILRYAYEYCARRYFPGYPLPPDEAVACSAGDVYLGLDLGAHLVPQNIELFRGMRNRGVQLHFVVYDLLPLLRPDCFDPPGLPLFRAWYEAVAEVADGALCISAAVADELECWLHQCRPERLRPLGIGWFHLGADLAPTVPSAMAGEQPDQALAALGKRPTFLMVGTVEPRKGHAQALAAFEELWGDGVEVNLVVIGKRGWLVDDLLASMASHPMRGERFFWFERADDQLLLSAYRRASALIMASEGEGFGLPLIEAAHHGVPLLARDLPVFREIAAEHALYFAGYEAEAIAVAVRRWLDLDAEGQAPQSAGMTWNTWKKATDRLVEVIQEGHWTHRWMPTPLRRYAAFDYRLAIEAGRLERGRIMSSGCAGILLQGPRVPYKAGRYVLSIAWGGKLTGTVEVCSADGTRIHAERSIAAADVRVGEADTTRFDFVLNIDVKDLEIRIRANDGDEGWIAGIEVQPVVPAQGRRS encoded by the coding sequence GTGCGTATCGTACTGGATCTCCAAGCCTATCAGTCTCCGGGAAGCCGCCGGCGAGGCATTGGCCGTTATTCGCTTGCTCTGGCCAAGGCGATGGCTGCTGATGCGCGAGGGCATGAAATCATCTTGCTGCTAAACGCTGCGATGGGCGATGCCACTGAGCTTATTCGGAGCCAGTTCGACGGCCTCCTGCCTCAAGCGCGGATTCGCACGTGGGAAGCTGTGGGGCCAGTGGCGCAAGCAACTCCTGCCAATGCGTTCCGTCGTGGCGCCTCCGAACGGCTGCGAGTGGAGGCGATCAAGGCGCTGCGTCCCGATGTGGTCCACGTTTCGAGCCTGTTCGAGGGGTTCACCAATGAGGTCGTGGGTACCGTGCCCGGGGACAGTCCGTGGTTGAACGCGGTTACGCTCTACGACCTGATCCCCCTGGTTCACAAGAGCGCATACCTACCCACAGCCGAGGCCGCGCGATGGTACGCGGAGAAGATCGAGCACTTGCGGCGTGCCGATCTGCTGCTCGGCATCTCGCGCTACTCCTGCAGCGAGGCCGGGGAATTGCTGCATATACCGGCTGCGCGCCTGGCCAACATCTCCGGTGCCGCCGATGAGATTTTCGTTCGACAGGGCGACACCGATTCGTTCCGCTATCGGGTGATGTCACGTTACGGGTTGTGGCGGCCGTTCGTGATGTACACCGGCGGCTTCGATTCGCGGAAGAATATCGGCGCTCTTATTCGCGCCTTTGCGTTGTTACCCCCTGCACTGAGGTGCGCGCATCAACTGGTGATCGTTGGCGATCCGCCGCCGCGGGAGCGTGCTGAACTGGATGAACTGGTTCGCGGGCTCGAGCTTGGTGCAGACGAGGTGGTTTTTGCCGGTTACGTGCCCGATGACGACCTGGTCAAGCTCTATAACATCTGCGCTTTGTACGTGTTTCCGTCGTTGCAGGAAGGGTTTGGATTGCCAGCGCTGGAGGCTATGTGCAGCGGTGCCGTTGTGATCGGCTCCAACACATCCAGTCTCCCGGAAGTCATCGGTTGCGAAGAAGCTTTGTTCGATCCCTACCGGCATCAGGCCATCGCGGCCAAGATGATCCAGGCCTTGACCGACGAGTCGATGCGCGCACGCCTGCTGGCCCACGCCGAAAGGCAATGCCGCGAGTTTTCTTGGCGCGAGACCGCTCGGCGCGCCCTGGATGCGTTCGAGCTTGCGGTGGAAAGACGCCGGGGAGAAAACCGGACGGCAGCGCCTTCGGGGGCGGCTGAGCAGAAAAGCATGCTGACGGCCAGGGCAGCATTCCTGCCGGCTCCACGCGTTCAGCCGGGCGCACCGTTGGCAGCGGCGATGGAGGTCTATGCGGACGCGGACTGTGATGGCGTTGCGGCTGATGGTTCGCTGGAGAGCTTCGCCCGTGCGTACGCCGCGGGCGACTTTGGCCGTGTTGTCCTGGAACTGGGCGACGATGTCTATTGCGCAAAAACCCTCGGGTTCGCTGCTGAGGGGGCGGTAGACATCGTGGTGCGCGACAGGACCTTCGGCAAGCCACTCCATGCACTCGCGCAGAGCGAGGAGGGGCGTGCGATCGTCCTTGCGCTGCTTTACGCGTCAGGGGGTTATCCAGCGCTCAAGGCGGCGATCGATGGCGAATTCGCCGAGTCCATCGTGGGGCCGCTGGTGAACATCGACAGCCTGACGACCCTCGGGCGCAGCCAGGTGGTTGCGGCGCCTCCGGGCGGCGACCTGGGGGGGGCGTCGATGGCGTGGCGGGACGCTGCCCGCCACGCCATCGACGCTTTGGTGCAGAGGGAACGGGCCGTACATGGCCCGGCGTCCCCTGGCGAAGGGGAGTGGCAGCGTATCGCCTCCGCACTTGCTGCCAATGCGCCAGCGTCCCGGTCCACGCCTCAATGGTTGGTCGATATCTCCAACCTCGCTGTCCATGATGCCGGAACAGGCATACAGCGTGTTGTCCGGCACGTGCTGGACGAGCTGATGGCTTCGCCCCCGGCAGGTTTTCGGGTGGAGCCGGTCCGTCTGGGGGACGACGGCATTCTGCGTTATGCGTATGAATATTGCGCGCGACGCTACTTTCCCGGGTACCCGTTGCCGCCCGACGAGGCGGTGGCCTGCTCGGCGGGAGACGTTTACCTGGGGCTCGATCTCGGCGCCCATCTGGTTCCGCAGAACATCGAGCTTTTCCGCGGGATGCGCAATCGTGGTGTGCAACTGCATTTCGTGGTTTATGACCTGCTTCCGCTGCTGCGGCCGGATTGCTTCGATCCTCCCGGACTGCCCCTGTTCCGAGCTTGGTACGAAGCTGTCGCCGAAGTGGCCGACGGCGCGCTCTGCATTTCCGCGGCAGTGGCAGATGAGCTTGAGTGTTGGTTGCACCAGTGCCGGCCGGAACGATTGCGTCCGCTCGGTATCGGCTGGTTCCATCTCGGCGCCGATCTGGCACCGACGGTTCCTTCGGCCATGGCGGGCGAGCAACCGGATCAGGCGCTGGCGGCGCTGGGAAAGCGACCGACGTTCTTGATGGTCGGGACCGTCGAGCCACGCAAGGGGCATGCTCAGGCGCTGGCTGCCTTCGAGGAGCTCTGGGGCGACGGCGTCGAGGTCAACCTCGTGGTCATCGGCAAGCGGGGGTGGTTGGTGGACGACCTGCTGGCGAGCATGGCCAGCCACCCGATGCGTGGAGAGCGCTTCTTCTGGTTCGAGCGCGCCGACGACCAGTTGCTGCTTTCGGCGTATCGCCGTGCTTCCGCGCTGATCATGGCTTCGGAAGGCGAGGGCTTTGGCTTGCCGTTGATCGAGGCCGCCCACCACGGCGTGCCGCTGCTTGCGCGCGACCTTCCTGTGTTCCGTGAAATTGCCGCTGAGCACGCGCTCTATTTTGCGGGATACGAGGCCGAGGCAATCGCCGTAGCCGTGCGCAGGTGGCTGGACTTGGATGCAGAAGGGCAAGCTCCGCAGAGCGCCGGTATGACGTGGAACACCTGGAAGAAGGCGACGGACCGCCTGGTCGAGGTGATTCAGGAAGGGCACTGGACGCACCGTTGGATGCCCACGCCGTTGAGGCGATACGCAGCTTTCGACTATCGCTTGGCCATCGAGGCTGGCCGGCTCGAGCGCGGCCGGATCATGAGCTCCGGATGTGCGGGGATCCTGCTCCAGGGGCCGCGCGTTCCTTACAAAGCGGGTCGTTACGTCCTCAGTATCGCCTGGGGAGGAAAACTGACGGGAACGGTGGAAGTGTGCAGCGCCGATGGAACCAGGATCCATGCCGAGCGGAGCATCGCGGCGGCCGATGTCCGAGTCGGGGAGGCGGACACCACCCGATTCGATTTCGTGCTGAATATCGATGTGAAGGATCTGGAGATCCGGATTCGTGCGAATGACGGCGATGAAGGGTGGATCGCTGGAATCGAAGTGCAGCCCGTGGTCCCGGCACAAGGGCGCCGATCATAG
- the gmd gene encoding GDP-mannose 4,6-dehydratase codes for MKTALITGVSGQDGAYLTQLLLEKGYKVYGTYRRTSSVNFWRIEELGIENHPNLSLVEYDLTDLGSSIRLLENTEVSEVYNLAAQSFVGVSFDQPITTGHITGIGAVHMLEAIRTVNRNIRFYQASTSEMFGKVQAVPQTETTPFYPRSPYGVAKLYAHWMTVNYRESYDIFGSSGILFNHESPLRGREFVTRKITDAVAKIKLGKLDVLELGNLDAKRDWGYAKEYVEGMWRMLQVSEPDTYVLATNRTETVRDFVSMAFKGVGIDIEWRGRDEHERGVEAGSGRELVRINPRFYRPAEVDLLIGDASKARAKLGWEPKTSLEELCRMMVEADLVRNERGASF; via the coding sequence ATGAAAACTGCCTTGATCACGGGCGTTTCCGGCCAGGATGGCGCTTACCTGACGCAGCTGCTGCTGGAGAAAGGCTACAAGGTCTACGGTACCTACCGCCGGACCAGTTCGGTGAATTTCTGGCGCATCGAGGAACTCGGTATCGAGAATCATCCGAATCTCTCGCTGGTGGAGTACGACCTGACCGATCTCGGGTCAAGCATCCGGCTGCTGGAGAATACGGAGGTTTCCGAGGTCTACAACCTCGCTGCGCAGAGCTTTGTCGGGGTTTCGTTCGACCAGCCGATAACCACCGGCCACATCACCGGTATCGGTGCCGTACATATGCTGGAGGCCATCCGAACCGTGAACCGCAACATACGGTTCTACCAGGCGTCCACGTCGGAAATGTTCGGCAAGGTTCAGGCCGTACCGCAGACCGAGACCACGCCTTTTTACCCCCGTAGTCCTTATGGCGTGGCCAAGCTCTATGCGCATTGGATGACGGTGAACTACCGCGAGTCCTACGACATCTTCGGCAGTAGCGGCATCCTGTTCAACCACGAATCGCCGCTGCGCGGTCGCGAATTCGTTACCCGGAAGATCACGGACGCCGTCGCCAAGATCAAACTCGGCAAACTCGATGTCCTGGAGCTGGGCAATCTCGATGCGAAGCGTGACTGGGGCTATGCGAAGGAATACGTGGAGGGCATGTGGCGAATGTTGCAGGTGAGCGAGCCTGACACCTACGTATTGGCGACAAATCGGACAGAGACGGTGCGGGATTTCGTATCGATGGCCTTCAAGGGGGTCGGTATCGACATCGAGTGGCGTGGCCGCGATGAGCACGAGCGCGGTGTCGAAGCAGGCAGCGGCCGCGAACTGGTTCGCATCAATCCCCGCTTCTACCGCCCTGCCGAGGTGGATCTGCTCATTGGAGACGCCTCGAAAGCACGCGCGAAGCTTGGCTGGGAACCCAAGACGTCACTCGAGGAGCTTTGCCGGATGATGGTGGAGGCGGACCTCGTGCGGAACGAGCGTGGCGCGTCCTTCTGA
- a CDS encoding NAD-dependent epimerase/dehydratase family protein produces MARPSDMARPRALLTGRTGFTGSYVARELEQAGYEVIGLANHLRDDDGHTIRANLLDRDAVAQAVAEADADVVLHLAAVAFVAHGDVDEMYRVNVVGTRNLLEALAGAQKRPELVVLASSANVYGNAEVDPITEDTPPAPANDYAVSKLAMEYMARLWMDRLPITVTRPFNYTGVGQSTQFLIPKIVDHFRRGERVIELGNAGISRDFGDVRDVARAYKAIVRAKPVGRTLNLCTGVAHSLQDVLEMMADAAGYHIEVKVNPAFVRDNEVHRLVGANQRLRELAGITEFHMLRETLAWMYSS; encoded by the coding sequence GTGGCGCGTCCTTCTGACATGGCGCGGCCGCGCGCGCTCCTGACCGGGCGCACCGGATTCACGGGCAGCTACGTAGCCCGTGAACTCGAGCAGGCCGGGTACGAAGTAATCGGCCTCGCCAATCACTTGCGCGACGACGACGGCCACACGATTCGGGCGAATCTGCTGGACCGGGATGCCGTCGCCCAGGCGGTTGCCGAAGCAGATGCCGATGTCGTCCTGCACCTGGCTGCTGTCGCCTTCGTGGCCCACGGAGACGTGGATGAGATGTATCGGGTCAATGTGGTTGGTACGCGCAATCTGCTGGAGGCATTGGCTGGCGCCCAGAAACGCCCCGAACTCGTGGTGCTGGCGAGCAGCGCCAACGTGTATGGCAATGCCGAGGTGGATCCGATTACCGAGGACACCCCACCGGCTCCGGCGAACGATTACGCAGTGAGCAAGCTGGCCATGGAGTACATGGCCAGGCTATGGATGGATCGGCTGCCAATAACGGTCACTCGCCCTTTTAATTACACAGGAGTCGGGCAGTCCACCCAGTTCCTGATTCCCAAGATCGTCGATCATTTTCGGCGAGGGGAGAGAGTGATAGAGCTGGGGAACGCCGGGATATCAAGGGACTTCGGTGATGTCAGGGATGTGGCTCGAGCCTACAAGGCTATCGTAAGAGCAAAGCCAGTAGGCCGTACGCTGAACTTGTGCACGGGAGTGGCGCACTCGCTGCAGGACGTTTTGGAAATGATGGCTGATGCCGCTGGGTATCACATCGAAGTAAAGGTCAATCCGGCTTTTGTTCGGGACAATGAAGTGCATCGGCTCGTCGGCGCCAACCAGCGCCTTCGTGAACTAGCGGGCATCACTGAATTTCATATGCTCAGAGAAACTCTCGCCTGGATGTATTCGTCCTGA
- a CDS encoding phospholipid carrier-dependent glycosyltransferase — MAYGNCIAGRRVERGLELLVVWVLSTSAIGLAAALTGHFLAPQILIGSLLITAGYGWLTRGVRHDTEALPDWRHLALLVLVCLFFRLPGYHYVLGGQDEGIYVNAANHILRSGGVVVQDLPLQRLAGTPLAKTYLEENRGAYYLPGIYSFDNSSPRLEFQFYHLFPVWMALFAGIFSIPAEIYALTLFSLLSVIFMYRLALGLSGSPKAALVAGLFLALNPLHAFFSKFPVTEIEALAFSLMGFSYLVDLRRQQSRRDGTRLLWLSALSFAGLFTTRISGFTYLPFIVAVAIASSIGDQDRAMRRSMVLWSVIVTALYALSVRYGLHWSRTYSRDIYRMSFEHLFGSHWHQGLVASASVILGGWLLIGLASRSERWRVMLANQWLERARKYLGLIVLLCLIAGLVKIYQLGWTNRYLHNGLGTQWHLARMGWSSVEATGLFALLVYLGPLFPAGVVVLMSRRQDPPAEFLRFFVSGFLVFAVLLQWAVPYGPYYTRYFLSEVVPYLGLLFIVVWWQMRRGAWKTVTGCLVGASLLYMGYASSAQLGKTENDQLYSALEQLLSPVDSGDVVLMTSLQPGWPGVTQLKTPIVYTFGLSAISVSDASLNNHAYIAGIDAHYDDVFLVSSTPVAPQGFESVGSTRIKIFAYDHSFLYPDDFGPVAQKRLYLYRLTRPVLPMRQIGYFNASGAWGGFLADGWSVPENFGTWTSGKHARIVIDNRQLPHPSGGLRLHFEANLLVTAKHPRQRVTVFLDGRVMSSSDVVYPRTSLGFNVDISPELLEAERKLRIDFDLPDAVSPRSVGLGNDGRVLALGLKSVEALPMPPAPSKDEAR; from the coding sequence GTGGCGTACGGCAATTGCATCGCGGGCAGGAGAGTGGAGCGGGGGCTGGAGCTCCTAGTGGTGTGGGTGCTCAGTACCAGCGCCATAGGGCTTGCTGCTGCATTGACAGGGCACTTTCTGGCGCCTCAGATCCTCATCGGGTCACTGCTCATCACAGCGGGCTATGGCTGGCTCACGCGAGGGGTTCGACACGATACCGAGGCTTTGCCCGACTGGCGTCATCTCGCGCTATTGGTTCTGGTGTGCCTCTTTTTCCGGTTGCCGGGTTATCACTACGTCCTCGGCGGCCAGGACGAAGGCATCTATGTAAACGCAGCCAACCACATTCTCCGATCAGGAGGGGTGGTGGTGCAGGATCTCCCTCTGCAACGGCTTGCCGGCACGCCCCTCGCCAAGACCTATCTTGAGGAGAATCGTGGCGCATACTACTTGCCGGGTATATATAGCTTCGATAATTCGTCTCCTCGCCTAGAATTTCAGTTTTACCACCTCTTCCCAGTTTGGATGGCATTGTTTGCCGGGATATTCAGCATACCGGCCGAGATCTACGCGCTCACTTTATTTAGCCTGCTGTCCGTCATATTCATGTACCGGCTCGCTTTGGGCTTGTCGGGCTCTCCCAAGGCCGCGCTGGTTGCGGGTCTGTTCCTCGCGCTGAATCCATTGCATGCGTTTTTTTCGAAGTTTCCCGTCACGGAGATTGAGGCACTGGCATTTTCCTTGATGGGCTTCTCATATCTCGTGGACCTGCGGCGGCAGCAAAGTCGGCGAGATGGAACGCGCTTGCTCTGGTTGTCGGCGCTGTCGTTTGCCGGCCTGTTCACGACCCGCATTAGCGGTTTCACGTACCTACCGTTTATCGTCGCTGTGGCAATCGCAAGTTCCATTGGCGATCAAGATCGTGCAATGCGCAGGTCGATGGTTCTGTGGTCGGTAATCGTGACGGCGCTTTATGCATTGTCCGTTCGCTATGGGTTGCATTGGTCAAGGACCTATTCTCGAGACATTTATCGGATGTCATTCGAGCATCTCTTTGGGAGCCACTGGCACCAGGGCCTGGTGGCCTCCGCTTCCGTTATCCTCGGGGGCTGGCTTCTGATCGGACTGGCATCAAGATCGGAGCGCTGGCGCGTGATGCTCGCAAATCAATGGCTGGAGCGGGCGAGAAAATATCTTGGCCTGATCGTTCTCCTTTGCCTCATCGCGGGATTGGTCAAGATCTACCAGCTTGGCTGGACGAATCGATACCTGCACAACGGCCTGGGCACACAGTGGCATCTCGCACGCATGGGGTGGTCGTCGGTGGAGGCTACGGGCCTCTTTGCGTTGCTCGTCTATCTTGGGCCGCTCTTCCCGGCAGGGGTCGTGGTGCTCATGTCGCGGCGTCAGGACCCGCCGGCTGAGTTCCTGCGCTTTTTTGTCAGCGGTTTCCTCGTCTTTGCGGTCTTGCTTCAGTGGGCGGTTCCCTACGGGCCCTATTACACACGATATTTCTTGAGTGAAGTGGTTCCGTATCTCGGACTCCTTTTCATTGTTGTGTGGTGGCAGATGAGAAGGGGCGCGTGGAAGACGGTCACCGGATGCCTGGTGGGCGCTTCGTTGTTGTACATGGGTTACGCGAGCAGCGCCCAGCTGGGGAAAACTGAAAACGATCAGCTCTACTCGGCACTGGAGCAGCTTCTGTCGCCGGTCGATTCCGGGGATGTGGTGTTAATGACATCCCTCCAGCCAGGTTGGCCGGGCGTAACTCAGCTGAAGACACCGATCGTCTATACCTTCGGCCTCTCGGCGATCAGCGTGAGCGATGCTTCGCTCAATAATCATGCATACATAGCGGGAATTGATGCCCACTACGACGATGTCTTTCTCGTCTCGTCGACTCCGGTCGCCCCACAAGGGTTCGAGTCGGTGGGAAGTACCCGTATCAAGATTTTCGCATACGACCACAGCTTTCTTTACCCGGACGATTTCGGGCCCGTAGCTCAGAAGCGCCTGTACCTTTATCGCTTGACGCGTCCCGTGCTACCAATGCGCCAGATCGGGTACTTCAACGCCAGTGGGGCGTGGGGCGGCTTCCTCGCCGATGGCTGGAGCGTCCCGGAGAATTTCGGCACATGGACGTCGGGCAAGCACGCCCGGATTGTCATAGACAATCGCCAGTTGCCGCATCCGTCCGGGGGGCTGCGTCTGCATTTCGAGGCGAACCTGCTGGTTACGGCAAAACATCCGCGCCAGCGCGTGACGGTTTTCCTCGACGGCCGCGTGATGAGCTCAAGCGATGTTGTCTACCCACGAACGTCTCTGGGCTTTAACGTCGATATCTCGCCTGAGCTTCTCGAGGCAGAACGGAAACTCAGAATCGATTTCGACTTGCCCGACGCCGTGAGTCCGAGGTCTGTCGGCCTGGGAAATGACGGGCGCGTGCTGGCGTTGGGGCTCAAGTCCGTGGAGGCGCTTCCGATGCCACCGGCCCCATCGAAGGATGAGGCGCGATAG
- a CDS encoding mannose-1-phosphate guanylyltransferase/mannose-6-phosphate isomerase → MIIPVILSGGSGTRLWPLSRKNLPKQFLPLAGDSSLFQQTVERASQLGDVGAPIVVCSDDHRFLVAEQLLQMKVGGASIILEPAPRNTAPAIALAALQALQRDPDAVMLVLPADHLIGDTASFQHAVEQALPVATNDWLVTFGIRPEAAETGFGYIRRGEALEHAFRVAQFVEKPDASTAQRYVDDGGYDWNSGMFMFKAARYMEELDRHAPAIAAAVRAAFARAKSDLDFVRIDPATFIASPEDSIDYAVMEKTDRAAVVPVSCGWSDIGSWAALWAAADKDDSGNRLEGDVIAIDSRNCLVRSSERRLVATIGVDDLVVIDTPDATLVASRERSQDVKKLVDQLKAAGRPEHVFHRKVYRPWGNYDSIDMGERFQVKRIVVKPGAALSLQKHHHRAEHWIVVSGTAEVTRDEEVFLLSENQSTYLPLGSVHRLRNVGKVPLELIEVQSGSYLGEDDIVRFEDVYGRA, encoded by the coding sequence ATGATCATTCCTGTCATCCTCAGTGGCGGCAGCGGCACCCGGTTGTGGCCGCTTTCGCGCAAGAACCTTCCCAAGCAGTTCCTGCCGCTGGCCGGAGACTCGAGCCTGTTCCAGCAAACCGTCGAGCGCGCGAGCCAATTGGGAGACGTGGGCGCGCCGATCGTGGTTTGCAGCGACGATCACCGGTTCCTGGTCGCTGAGCAGCTGCTGCAAATGAAGGTCGGCGGTGCGTCGATCATCCTCGAGCCCGCTCCCCGCAACACTGCGCCCGCTATCGCCCTGGCAGCCCTGCAGGCGCTGCAACGCGATCCCGACGCGGTCATGCTTGTGCTGCCGGCCGACCACCTCATCGGCGACACCGCGAGCTTCCAGCATGCGGTCGAACAGGCGTTGCCCGTGGCCACCAACGACTGGCTCGTGACCTTCGGTATTCGCCCCGAGGCCGCCGAGACAGGCTTCGGTTATATCCGTCGCGGCGAGGCGCTGGAACATGCTTTCCGCGTTGCACAGTTCGTGGAGAAGCCCGATGCATCCACCGCCCAGCGCTACGTCGACGATGGAGGCTACGACTGGAACTCGGGCATGTTCATGTTCAAGGCCGCACGTTACATGGAAGAGCTGGACCGCCACGCCCCGGCCATCGCAGCTGCCGTCCGTGCCGCGTTCGCCCGAGCCAAGAGCGACCTCGACTTCGTGCGCATCGATCCGGCCACGTTCATCGCCAGCCCGGAGGATTCGATCGACTATGCAGTGATGGAGAAAACCGACCGAGCAGCGGTCGTCCCGGTAAGCTGCGGCTGGAGCGACATCGGCTCATGGGCTGCACTCTGGGCGGCCGCCGACAAGGACGACTCGGGCAACCGGCTGGAAGGCGACGTCATCGCCATCGACAGCCGCAACTGTCTGGTTCGCTCCAGCGAACGCCGCTTGGTGGCCACCATCGGAGTCGATGACCTGGTGGTGATCGATACACCCGACGCCACCCTGGTGGCATCCCGCGAGCGCTCGCAGGACGTCAAGAAGCTCGTCGACCAGCTCAAGGCCGCCGGCCGGCCGGAGCATGTGTTCCATCGCAAGGTCTACCGTCCATGGGGCAACTACGACTCGATCGACATGGGCGAGCGTTTTCAGGTCAAGCGCATCGTGGTCAAGCCCGGCGCGGCATTGAGCCTGCAAAAACATCACCACCGTGCGGAGCACTGGATCGTCGTTTCGGGGACGGCCGAGGTCACTCGCGACGAAGAGGTATTTCTGCTCAGCGAGAATCAGAGCACATACCTGCCGCTTGGCAGCGTGCACAGGCTACGCAATGTCGGCAAGGTACCCCTTGAGCTCATCGAAGTGCAGTCTGGCAGTTACCTAGGCGAAGACGACATCGTGCGCTTCGAGGATGTCTACGGACGCGCTTGA
- a CDS encoding glycosyltransferase family 2 protein gives MKLIIQIPCLNESETLAIALADLPRVVDGFDIVEWLIIDDGSTDNTAEVARAHGVHHVVRHPVNRGLAEAFMTGIDACLRLGADVIVNTDADNQYSGADIGNLTPPILSGEADIVIGARPIDQTEHFSWIKKKLQRLGSWAVRMASGTDVADAPSGFRAISREAAMRLNVFNAYTYTLETIIQAGRSNMRIASVPVRTNADLRPSRLVKSISSYVKRSLGTILRVFIIYRPLAFFAWIGGAVFALGLVAGFRFLYFYAIGSGEGHVQSVIFSALCIISGLLLGMMGMVGDLIATNRKLLERIDLRLQHLEHRDDHPRR, from the coding sequence ATGAAACTCATCATCCAGATCCCCTGCCTCAATGAATCCGAGACATTGGCCATCGCCCTGGCGGATCTGCCTCGGGTAGTCGATGGCTTCGACATCGTGGAATGGCTGATCATCGACGACGGCTCCACCGACAACACGGCAGAAGTTGCCAGGGCCCATGGGGTGCACCATGTGGTCCGGCACCCCGTGAACCGCGGCCTCGCCGAGGCATTCATGACAGGGATCGATGCATGCCTGAGGCTGGGTGCCGACGTCATCGTCAACACCGACGCGGACAACCAGTACAGCGGCGCGGATATCGGAAACCTCACGCCCCCAATCCTCTCGGGTGAGGCCGATATCGTCATCGGCGCCCGCCCGATCGACCAGACCGAGCACTTTTCCTGGATCAAGAAGAAGCTGCAGCGTCTTGGGAGCTGGGCGGTGCGGATGGCCAGCGGCACTGATGTAGCTGACGCCCCGAGCGGCTTCCGCGCGATCTCACGCGAGGCAGCCATGCGACTGAACGTGTTCAACGCCTACACCTACACCCTGGAGACGATCATCCAGGCAGGTCGCAGCAACATGCGTATCGCATCGGTGCCGGTGCGCACCAATGCCGATCTCCGCCCTTCCCGCCTGGTCAAGAGCATCTCCAGCTACGTCAAGCGCTCGCTGGGCACCATCCTGCGGGTATTCATCATCTATCGACCTCTGGCCTTTTTTGCCTGGATCGGCGGGGCAGTGTTCGCACTTGGACTCGTGGCGGGGTTCCGTTTCCTCTACTTCTATGCCATCGGCTCAGGTGAAGGCCATGTGCAATCGGTTATTTTCAGCGCGCTATGCATCATTTCAGGCCTACTGCTGGGGATGATGGGCATGGTCGGCGACCTTATCGCGACCAACCGAAAGCTGCTCGAGCGCATCGACCTGCGCCTGCAGCACCTGGAACATCGCGACGACCACCCCCGACGTTGA
- a CDS encoding class I SAM-dependent methyltransferase — translation MNPSILNLGCGEDYVEGATNVDFYAERTDVRHDLNCIPYPFEDNSFDIIRCMNVIEHLDDVFQTMAEIHRIGKPGGLVEIRVPHFRSACLYEDITHKRGFAWRTLDIFCDRGTIYGNYSRTLFTIESRRYTPYKLRWLYDLLSKIPVLTDNLLSKYVPMASIYFRLRIVK, via the coding sequence ATGAATCCGTCAATACTGAACCTTGGCTGCGGTGAAGACTATGTCGAAGGTGCGACGAACGTCGATTTCTATGCTGAGCGCACTGATGTCCGCCATGACCTAAACTGCATCCCTTACCCTTTTGAGGACAACAGTTTCGATATCATTCGTTGTATGAATGTGATCGAGCATCTGGACGACGTCTTCCAGACGATGGCCGAGATCCACCGCATTGGAAAGCCGGGAGGACTGGTCGAAATAAGAGTTCCCCATTTTCGAAGCGCTTGCCTTTACGAGGACATTACCCACAAGCGGGGTTTCGCCTGGCGGACCTTGGATATCTTCTGTGACAGGGGAACAATTTACGGCAATTACTCAAGGACCCTGTTCACCATAGAATCCCGGAGATACACGCCGTACAAGCTCCGCTGGCTGTACGACCTGCTGTCGAAGATCCCGGTGCTCACCGACAACCTTCTCAGCAAATATGTCCCGATGGCCTCGATCTACTTCCGGCTGCGAATCGTCAAGTAG